Proteins from one Candidatus Taylorbacteria bacterium genomic window:
- a CDS encoding response regulator, protein MKKILVIDDDPFFATHIGEALPADAYTVLSAENGEEGLKKAEEALPDLILLDIMMPKMNGMEFLKQFNLKYGKGKVPVLITSNMSTMKKISEGLELGIRGYIIKSGETFETIVDSIKAVFAKKA, encoded by the coding sequence ATGAAAAAAATACTCGTGATAGATGATGATCCATTTTTTGCAACTCATATTGGTGAGGCTCTTCCTGCCGATGCATATACAGTACTATCCGCTGAAAATGGCGAAGAGGGTTTAAAAAAAGCGGAAGAAGCGCTTCCTGATTTGATACTTCTCGATATTATGATGCCTAAAATGAATGGAATGGAATTTCTAAAACAGTTTAATCTAAAGTATGGTAAAGGAAAAGTCCCTGTTCTTATCACGTCAAATATGTCCACTATGAAGAAAATCAGCGAAGGCTTAGAGCTCGGCATTCGAGGGTATATTATAAAATCAGGCGAAACATTTGAGACTATTGTTGACTCGATTAAAGCGGTGTTTGCAAAGAAGGCGTAG
- a CDS encoding ATP-binding protein yields MILTVISIILALGGIASTVYFLIKDSKAKEVLEKRERDINRRMYELAILKELGDRIGYSLDVQQIIDIITSSLHQFIEYCAVSYMLLEPEKVIFKIHLEKSVHRRFVTDIRDRMLGSLSALLDREFDKNVVKEILSGAIIIEELDEPVRSFFNIPLVIDEKVVGILTVADTKAGLYKEEEMTILYKIIQQASKAVTRLQGVVKTEQAKVNAMVESMEDGVVMTDADYRILVINPAAKRVIGLPEKKEITIFDFIDNLGGKVDIRGRLEESVKLKKSYVSEKFLIRDKFYQAFVFPVKTNSTLSGDDILGGVVIFHDVTREMELERVREDFTSMIVHELRTPLDVIKKFSEILKTPGKKKNAESYKEYIKMIYQNSSAMLDLVNDILDIAKLQAGKFEISPEPADIADVIDNRIKFFQLSAQDKKIHLEKMTGEGIPKIVLFDVQRIKEVLNNLISNALKFTKEDGEISIIAFTHNPTLSIESEISKLKVHLPTALPDEIFKSLSPSLVVIVRDTGGGIPQEQIGELFNKFKQLNNKEFVSTVKGTGLGLAIAKGIVEEHKGKIGVISSVGAGSAFYFVLPLSPQGK; encoded by the coding sequence AGACAGGATCGGTTACTCTCTTGATGTCCAACAGATTATCGATATCATTACGAGTTCTCTCCATCAGTTTATCGAATATTGCGCTGTTTCCTACATGCTTCTTGAGCCGGAGAAAGTAATCTTCAAAATCCATCTTGAAAAGTCCGTGCACCGACGCTTTGTAACCGACATCCGAGATAGGATGCTCGGCTCTCTCTCGGCTCTTCTTGACAGGGAATTTGACAAGAATGTTGTTAAGGAGATTCTTTCCGGCGCAATCATTATTGAAGAATTGGACGAGCCTGTGCGCTCTTTCTTCAACATTCCGCTCGTGATTGATGAAAAAGTGGTGGGAATTTTGACCGTGGCAGATACCAAAGCCGGTCTCTACAAAGAAGAGGAGATGACCATTCTGTATAAGATTATTCAGCAGGCTTCAAAAGCAGTAACGCGACTTCAGGGAGTGGTAAAGACTGAACAAGCCAAGGTGAATGCCATGGTAGAAAGCATGGAGGATGGCGTGGTCATGACCGACGCTGATTACCGCATTCTAGTCATCAATCCTGCCGCCAAAAGGGTTATTGGCCTTCCCGAGAAAAAAGAAATAACTATTTTTGATTTTATAGACAATCTTGGGGGCAAGGTAGATATACGCGGCAGACTGGAAGAAAGCGTTAAGTTAAAAAAATCGTATGTGTCAGAAAAATTCTTGATACGAGACAAATTTTATCAAGCATTCGTTTTCCCAGTGAAAACGAACTCAACGTTGAGCGGTGATGATATTCTGGGCGGGGTGGTCATTTTCCATGACGTTACTCGGGAAATGGAATTGGAAAGAGTGAGAGAAGATTTTACGTCAATGATTGTGCATGAACTTCGAACTCCCCTCGATGTTATCAAAAAATTTAGCGAGATACTCAAAACTCCGGGCAAGAAAAAGAATGCCGAATCCTATAAAGAGTATATAAAAATGATATATCAGAATTCTTCGGCAATGCTTGATTTGGTGAATGACATTTTGGACATCGCGAAGCTTCAGGCGGGCAAATTTGAAATCAGTCCAGAGCCGGCCGATATCGCAGATGTGATAGATAATCGGATTAAGTTTTTTCAACTTTCCGCGCAGGATAAAAAAATTCATCTTGAAAAAATGACAGGAGAGGGGATTCCGAAAATTGTATTATTTGATGTCCAGCGGATCAAGGAAGTATTGAACAATCTAATTTCGAACGCCCTGAAATTTACGAAGGAAGACGGTGAAATATCAATCATAGCGTTTACCCATAACCCCACGCTTTCTATTGAAAGCGAGATAAGCAAGCTAAAAGTTCATCTCCCCACCGCGCTTCCCGATGAAATTTTTAAATCGTTATCCCCATCTCTTGTAGTAATTGTTCGAGATACCGGAGGAGGAATTCCGCAAGAGCAAATCGGAGAACTTTTCAATAAATTCAAGCAACTCAACAACAAAGAATTTGTTTCTACTGTGAAGGGCACGGGCCTGGGACTCGCGATTGCAAAGGGGATTGTCGAGGAACATAAGGGAAAAATCGGTGTGATATCATCCGTAGGAGCTGGAAGCGCGTTTTATTTTGTGCTACCATTGTCTCCACAAGGTAAATAG